From the Montipora capricornis isolate CH-2021 chromosome 2, ASM3666992v2, whole genome shotgun sequence genome, one window contains:
- the LOC138038165 gene encoding QRFP-like peptide receptor, whose translation MNINTSFSRPEAIAISGQDVVFAVLYSSIILPGVLGNCIIITIVRKTPSMHTTTNYLLMNLAVADLVTLLLCPGLYDFALTSVRLQGFTGDLICKLFSGNAIVPISMNAGVLTVCTIAVERYLALVKPFHTRLRMSKESVGRVIVFLWILAVLSCIPDIKSNTVDVSSLKYHCKRPWSLDEYIYNKPFIIFTSVCFGFISCLVVFFCYFEIVRGLFFTRTICSQSTRNSAERQANNQLARLLIWLSVFFAICSLPFSIYFIFLVFSDTKTVRENYDTLYLWHRISRLLVFANSFCNPILYALQSSNYRESFKILFNERVNWCNLFRNNFASNDVDRI comes from the coding sequence ATGAACATCAACACGTCGTTCTCTCGGCCAGAAGCTATCGCTATTTCGGGACAAGATGTGGTGTTCGCTGTTTTGTACTCGTCGATCATTCTGCCAGGAGTTCTTGGTAACTGTATCATCATTACAATCGTGAGGAAAACACCATCAATGCACACTACGACCAACTATCTCTTGATGAACTTGGCTGTTGCTGATTTAGTGACTCTCTTACTCTGTCCTGGATTATACGACTTTGCTCTAACATCGGTTCGTCTTCAGGGATTCACAGGAGATTTGATCTGTAAGCTGTTTTCGGGAAATGCTATTGTACCAATCTCGATGAACGCAGGAGTTCTGACGGTTTGCACAATTGCAGTGGAAAGATATTTGGCACTTGTTAAACCTTTTCATACCAGATTGCGGATGTCTAAAGAATCTGTTGGGCGTGTCATAGTGTTCCTTTGGATCTTGGCTGTGTTATCTTGCATCCCAGATATTAAATCCAACACTGTCGACGTTTCGTCTTTGAAGTATCATTGTAAGCGTCCCTGGAGCTTGGATGAGTATATCTATAACAAGCCCTTCATTATCTTTACTAGCGTTTGTTTCGGCTTTATAAGCTGTCTTGTAGTCTTTTTTTGCTATTTCGAAATTGTCCGTGGATTGTTCTTTACGCGAACAATTTGTTCACAATCCACAAGGAACAGTGCTGAAAGACAAGCCAATAACCAACTGGCTCGCCTTCTAATCtggctttctgtttttttcgctaTCTGCTCGCTTCCGTTTTCAATTTACTTCATTTTTCTTGTATTCTCCGATACGAAAACTGTGCGAGAAAACTATGACACTTTGTATTTGTGGCATAGAATTAGCCGACTTTTGGTGTTCGCAAACTCCTTTTGCAACCCTATATTGTATGCTCTGCAAAGCTCTAATTATCGAGAGAGTTTCAAGATTCTTTTTAATGAGAGAGTGAATTGGTGCAATCTTTTCCGAAATAATTTTGCATCAAATGATGTTGATCGCATATAA
- the LOC138037595 gene encoding uncharacterized protein: protein MKCPKPEIGNALKWQRRTSSGTDGFVWRCSRKNCNGQASIRQKSWFSGSKVSLEKIFALTYAWAHKFTTTQAVHETALDEETTSTETVIDWYNYCREVCADRIVKQHATPIGGPGTTVEIDESKFGKIKMKYHKGRYIEGQWVFGGIFRETEACFLVPVERRDNETLLPIIRAQILPGTRVMSDMWKAYDCVQDEGYHYLTVNHRLNFLGRHAEH from the coding sequence ATGAAATGCCCTAAACCTGAGATCGGAAACGCACTCAAATGGCAAAGACGAACTTCATCGGGAACGGATGGATTTGTTTGGCGATGCtctagaaaaaactgcaatggacaggcttcaatccgccagaagtCATGGTTTTCTGGTAGTAAGGtttcccttgaaaaaatattcgCCCTAACTTACGCTTGGGCGCATAAATTCACCACAACACAAGCAGTGCACGAAACTGCGTTAGATGAAGAAACCACCTCGACAGAAACGGTGATAGATTGGTATAACTATTGCCGGGAGGTTTGTGCAGATAGAATAGTGAAACAACATGCGACGCCAATAGGCGGTCCTGGTACAACTGTTGAGATTGATGAGTCCAAGTTTGGCAAGATCAAGATGAAGTATCACAAAGGTCGCTACATCGAAGGACAGTGGGTCTTTGGTGGCATTTTCCGCGAAACCGAGGCCTGCTTCCTTGTTCCGGTAGAGCGCAGGGATAACGAGACACTCTTGCCAATTATCCGCGCTCAAATATTGCCTGGAACACGCGTGATGAGCGACATGTGGAAAGCTTACGATTGCGTACAAGACGAGGGCTATCATTATctcacagttaaccatcgcctaaacttcctCGGCCGACACGCAGAGCATTGA
- the LOC138037596 gene encoding transient receptor potential-gamma protein-like codes for MEATSILLETIGDEDVSPLNKKRSKELRDSMKEQDLEKFRAILNSSSSTKDLNYVSSSGKTLLQLAGDITEESVRNDVIKDLLNNGADLEVALLHAVRESNSEIVEILLRYHNQTPQASSKSLNEEHVTPLILAASLQNFEIVKLLLNSGFTISEPSKPHCNKSNGMVTGKLASALHRLHVYRGQASPVYIAASFLQNVNVGTDPVRRACAMNQTLSEMAKQEYEFSKEYEDLSSNCNEFVVALLNECRSMEEIQCIMETNVEDAASHNVKGQFNMLEFAIATKSDKFVSHPYCQLLLHAEVYKGVSFLERSIWNRFLLILLASVMSPVLFTIWLVYESCFPNHKIAKMFYAPCVKFLIYCGLYQLFLFLLIITSWTSVYSHYAFNDWLVLSFIIGLLVDVIKDLLQLGRERFFSHVPNSMALATIVFFVSHYIIWWSASAVLSRDGVNSLEHLTNHKSHEIMLVSEGFLAVGILLAFFNNLSFMQASSSVGPLLGAFVEMMIDVGKFALYFFFIFLAFAVSFTKLHTQYLAGRSYFLSHAENATSEHHIGNLGESMSVTFWALFGEIDRDNFHVPEQGFEILTSASVIIFGAFNIAAVLVALNMLIAILNESYTRISEKLDISWKFVKAKMWLRWIHKRGVLPPPINVLYVFLPVCWVVKHLASAYFPRLLKAVRKKFQRTMHSQESIKTIKEEKRREVIRHLVLRYLRQKRDGTKLGESGQEECDKNSFSLQEPCFAEQLGGARKKAGKCQGN; via the exons ATGGAAGCAACAAGTATTCTGCTAGAGACGATAGGGGATGAGGATGTTAGTCCTCTAAATAAGAAGCGTAGCAAAGAACTCCGCGATTCAATGAAGGAACAAGATTTAGAAAAGTTCAGGGCAATCTTAAACTCGTCTTCCTCTACAAAAGACCTTAACTATGTTAGCAGTTCTGGCAAAACGTTATTACAATTAGCAGGAGACATAACTGAGGAATCCGTGCGTAATGATGTCATCAAGGATCTATTAAATAACGGAGCCGATTTAGAGGTGGCTTTGCTGCACGCCGTACGTGAAAGTAACTCAGAAATCGTGGAAATACTGCTTCGGTATCACAACCAAACACCTCAAGCTTCGTCAAAAAGTCTTAACGAAGAGCATGTCACCCCGTTAATCCTGGCCGCGTCGTTACAGAATTTCGAAATTGTCAAGCTGTTGTTAAATAGTGGATTCACCATCAGCGAACCGAGTAAGCCTCATTGCAACAAATCCAACGGAATGGTAACTGGGAAGCTGGCTTCCGCTTTGCACCGCTTGCACGTATACCGTGGTCAGGCCAGTCCTGTGTATATAGCAGCGTCTTTTCTTCAAAACGTCAACGTTGGCACCGACCCTGTCCGTCGCGCATGCGCCATGAATCAAACACTAAGTGAGATGGCAAAGCAAGAATACGAGTTCAGCAAAGAATACGAAGACCTGAGTAGTAATTGTAACGAATTTGTTGTGGCGTTGTTGAATGAATGCCGCTCCATGGAAGAGATACAGTGCATTATGGAAACAAACGTAGAAGATGCAGCATCTCATAACGTGAAAGGTCAATTTAATATGCTAGAGTTTGCCATTGCAACCAAAAGCGATAAG TTTGTTAGCCACCCTTACTGTCAGTTGTTGTTGCACGCAGAAGTTTACAAAGGTGTCTCTTTCCTGGAGAGGAGTATTTGGAATCGATTTCTCTTGATACTACTGGCGTCCGTTATGTCTCCTGTTTTGTTCACGATTTGGCTCGTTTATGAAAGCTGTTTTCCCAATCATAAAATTGCAAAGATGTTCTACGCTCCTTGTGTAAAATTTCTGATATATTGTGGACTTTACCAATTATTTCTCTTCTTACTGATTATAACATCGTGGACAAGTGTTTACAGCCACTACGCCTTTAATG ACTGGTTGGTGTTATCGTTTATCATTGGACTATTGGTGGACGTCATTAAAGACTTGCTCCAACTTGGAAGAGAGCGTTTCTTTTCCCATGTTCCAAACTCCATGGCTTTGGCAACGATTGTATTCTTTGTCAGTCATTACATCATTTGGTGGTCAGCTTCAGCAGTGCTGTCTAGGGACGGCGTCAATTCACTAGAGCATCTAACAAATCATAAATCACATGAAATTATGTTAGTCTCTGAGGGTTTTCTTGCTGTGGGGATACTGCTGGCCTTTTTCAACAACCTGTCATTCATGCAAGCCAGTTCTAGCGTTGGCCCACTGTTAGGCGCCTTCGTAGAAATGATGATTGATGTGGGAAAGTTCgctttgtatttctttttcattttcttggcgTTCGCTGTGAGCTTCACCAAGCTGCACACGCAGTACTTAGCGGGAAGAAGCTACTTTTTATCGCACGCTGAAAACGCGACAAGCGAGCATCATATTGGCAA ccttggTGAGAGTATGTCGGTGACTTTCTGGGCGTTGTTCGGTGAAATTGACAGAGACAACTTTCATGTTCCGGAGCAGGGCTTTGAGATCTTGACCAGTGCGAGCGTAATAATATTTGGTGCGTTCAACATCGCAGCAGTTCTTGTGGCCCTTAATATGCTGATTGCTATTCTGAACGAATCTTACACTAGGATATCG GAAAAATTGGACATTTCGTGGAAGTTCGTGAAAGCAAAGATGTGGCTTCGCTGGATTCACAAAAGAGGAGTTCTTCCCCCTCCGATCAATGTTTTGTACGTATTTCTTCCAGTGTGTTGGGTTGTCAAGCATCTGGCATCAGCCTACTTTCCTAGGCTCCTCAAG GCTGTCCGCAAAAAGTTTCAAAGAACGATGCACAGCCAGGAGAGCATCAAAACGATTAAGGAGGAAAAG AGACGAGAGGTTATTCGCCATCTTGTTTTGAGGTACTTGAGACAGAAAAGGGATGGAACCAAGTTGGGTGAATCAGGTCAAGAGGAATGTGACAAGAATTCCTTCAGCCTTCAGGAACCGTGTTTCGCTGAGCAGTTGGGTGGTGCGAGAAAGAAAGCCGGGAAGTGTCAAGGAAATTAA